The following proteins come from a genomic window of Paucimonas lemoignei:
- a CDS encoding type III effector HopAC1 codes for MQQLTQFFPTPAHTLPLAVAALTRLGDLNVAVGNELEALPTPDTNDVEALIQQIDDYWQAPSAQGKSRREMFIEAMEQGLRDELIVKVHEGYLDASHTDCIPRENADAPLPEAYTLHVQLSDNSECEIAGALVFINAQGQTLLVLPGVGAEGFASRTALGEGLVQWLNHEVLRHALFNNAELRDQQLIETISNDPQLYLDPFSVADLQLRPVTGKPFEWAFQRQLQKQRNDVRHAFNDTKQLTAAIAMQGVFGPGEMLEQREIAYWERQQRRSLPHWVKVASQGDLNEYQQRLKNYEESRTALLSALGGAASHEQYARMHLRARLASDLGYDLEPAQIMLTMQRRLSITGELYTTKRSLLHLGLYGLHPGDLEAESAFQTLTTLRLDGELLETSHPLLTTAYAAKLVDELDLGTTFREYQRTAYASEHNQQLMRDLTRRQVTAMAYAAKMQAHILPEDFALIEQIEADTTGQTTPQLHVQQIKLDDGEVLGGLLVFCRNDSQGRLERLVMFAADAPRAQCFQGFDNQTQLTHELVSWTTSPAMSGYLLKQVSASSRDNLEKRFEALRLKPQPSANYVQLIPRSHYHQALGQFVRQHVRVAAADHALRTPDWYLQANATQRKELLALEDAMAGATENYQTEPPTQAQDYEAYVHDRARQKINQLLGLAEGSVDPDQIIITTEREVLSYTRMLRNGYDDTLGLISSSADTQATFSGPAHVDLTPLTPQKVARSVHGKWLSDDYIKLVRETLLNADSSAYTYRRKAACRSPCCR; via the coding sequence ATGCAGCAACTCACTCAATTCTTCCCCACTCCAGCGCACACGTTGCCGCTGGCGGTCGCAGCACTGACTCGGCTTGGCGATCTCAACGTCGCCGTTGGCAACGAGCTGGAGGCCTTGCCCACACCCGATACCAACGATGTAGAAGCGCTCATCCAGCAGATCGATGACTACTGGCAGGCGCCCAGCGCTCAGGGCAAGAGCCGTCGCGAGATGTTTATCGAGGCGATGGAGCAAGGGCTGCGTGACGAGCTGATCGTCAAGGTCCATGAGGGTTATCTGGACGCGTCCCACACCGATTGCATCCCGCGAGAAAACGCCGACGCCCCGCTCCCAGAGGCCTACACCCTGCATGTGCAGCTCAGTGATAACAGCGAGTGTGAAATCGCCGGGGCGCTGGTCTTTATCAACGCCCAGGGCCAGACGCTACTGGTATTGCCCGGCGTGGGTGCCGAGGGGTTCGCCAGCCGCACGGCATTGGGTGAAGGCCTGGTTCAATGGCTCAACCATGAGGTGCTGCGTCACGCGCTGTTCAACAATGCCGAACTTCGCGATCAGCAGCTGATCGAGACCATCAGCAACGACCCGCAGCTGTACCTGGACCCGTTCAGTGTTGCCGATCTGCAACTCAGACCCGTTACAGGCAAACCTTTTGAATGGGCATTCCAACGCCAGCTGCAAAAGCAGCGCAATGATGTTCGCCATGCATTCAATGACACAAAACAACTGACAGCGGCCATCGCCATGCAAGGTGTCTTCGGCCCCGGCGAGATGCTTGAGCAGCGCGAAATCGCTTACTGGGAACGTCAGCAGCGCAGGAGTCTGCCTCACTGGGTGAAGGTCGCCAGCCAGGGCGATCTCAATGAATATCAACAGCGCCTAAAAAATTACGAGGAGAGTCGTACAGCTTTGCTCAGCGCGTTGGGTGGCGCGGCGTCACATGAGCAATATGCGCGGATGCATCTGCGCGCGCGCCTGGCTTCCGATCTGGGTTACGACCTGGAGCCCGCGCAAATCATGCTCACGATGCAGCGTCGGCTATCGATCACTGGCGAGTTGTATACGACCAAACGATCACTGCTGCATCTGGGTTTATACGGCCTGCACCCTGGTGATCTAGAGGCCGAGTCTGCCTTCCAGACACTCACCACCCTGCGCCTTGATGGCGAACTCCTGGAAACGAGCCACCCGCTGCTCACCACCGCTTACGCGGCGAAGCTGGTTGATGAGCTGGATCTGGGCACCACGTTTCGCGAGTACCAGCGAACGGCCTACGCCAGCGAACACAATCAGCAACTGATGCGCGACCTGACCCGCAGGCAAGTCACGGCAATGGCGTACGCGGCAAAGATGCAGGCGCATATCTTGCCGGAAGACTTCGCACTCATTGAGCAGATCGAGGCCGACACAACCGGGCAGACAACCCCACAGCTGCATGTGCAGCAGATCAAACTCGACGACGGCGAAGTACTGGGCGGCCTGTTGGTCTTCTGCAGAAACGACAGTCAGGGTCGGCTTGAGCGGCTGGTGATGTTTGCCGCCGACGCGCCAAGGGCTCAGTGCTTTCAGGGCTTCGATAATCAAACCCAACTCACCCACGAACTGGTCAGCTGGACCACTTCACCGGCGATGAGCGGCTACCTGCTCAAACAGGTGTCGGCTTCGAGCCGTGACAACCTCGAAAAAAGATTCGAAGCGCTGCGCCTCAAACCCCAGCCCTCGGCCAATTATGTACAACTGATCCCGCGCAGCCACTACCACCAGGCGCTGGGGCAGTTCGTGCGCCAGCACGTGCGCGTAGCGGCTGCGGACCACGCACTGCGCACGCCTGATTGGTATCTGCAGGCTAACGCCACTCAACGCAAGGAACTGCTGGCGCTGGAAGACGCGATGGCGGGCGCGACCGAGAACTACCAAACCGAGCCGCCGACCCAGGCTCAGGACTACGAAGCGTATGTTCACGACCGCGCCCGCCAGAAGATCAACCAATTGCTGGGGCTGGCCGAGGGCAGTGTCGATCCGGACCAGATCATCATCACCACCGAGCGAGAAGTGCTCAGCTATACACGGATGTTGCGCAATGGCTATGACGATACCCTGGGCCTTATCAGCAGCAGCGCAGACACCCAGGCCACCTTCAGTGGCCCGGCGCATGTGGACCTGACACCACTGACGCCGCAAAAAGTCGCCCGCTCGGTGCACGGCAAATGGCTCAGCGATGACTACATCAAGTTAGTCAGGGAAACGCTGCTCAACGCTGATTCTTCTGCCTACACCTATCGGCGAAAAGCTGCCTGCAGATCACCGTGCTGCAGATGA
- a CDS encoding Rhs element Vgr protein: MSTPANRASFTLDIAGVEHDLRVLEFHAQEAISRPFSARIELVSERANLKLEELLHSQAFLHFDGQGHGLHGQIGEISQGDSGKRFTHYFIQLVPTLKRLEYRSNHRIFQNRSVPEIIGQLLKDHGILADEYAFKLREPCKAREYCTQYHETDLHFLRRLCEEEGLHFHFQHGPEKHLLVFADDPIQLPIVQAPVQYKQGSGLVGEAPVINTFRLRLATRTGKVARQNYHFEQPKVDLLKSADGEGRKDLEDYAYPAAYTDGDTGGRQARKALERHRSDYRQASGESDQPALISGHLFQLEHPNPDWNAQWLLTSVIHTGKQPQVLEEFAHSSAASADFNQGYRNSFQAVPGLTPYRPPLNHPKPRLLGSQHALVTGPPGEEVHCDEYGRVKVKFFWDREGGLNEHSSCWLRVATGWAHDQYGAAMIPRVGMEVVVGYFESDPDQPYVQACLPNATTRVPLNLPAQKTQTLLKTQSSPDGGGYNELRIEDAKGREEIAIRAQRDWSEHVLNDQSIQVDNQRSVLVAGLSSHELKADEHHLTHGARNTRIGEDDSLTVVGSRHIEAANHLVSAISQVHLDCKADVIIDAGLSATLKSGSHWISITPSGIFSSVPILLGGAPVPGMPAAPGLPLPLDKKVALSPPESALNRYSMALPQQLVGDAPIVELCQKPHGKTPMECPLEHCPCASELRRRAQG, from the coding sequence ATGTCGACCCCCGCCAATCGCGCCTCGTTTACGCTGGATATCGCCGGGGTTGAGCACGACCTTCGTGTCCTGGAATTTCACGCCCAGGAAGCTATCAGTCGGCCGTTCAGTGCGCGGATTGAGCTGGTCAGCGAGCGGGCCAATCTGAAGCTGGAAGAGCTGCTGCATAGTCAGGCGTTTCTGCATTTCGACGGGCAGGGACATGGCTTGCACGGCCAGATCGGCGAAATCAGCCAGGGCGATTCCGGCAAGCGCTTTACCCATTACTTCATTCAACTGGTGCCCACCCTCAAACGGCTTGAGTACCGCAGCAATCACCGAATCTTTCAGAACCGCAGCGTGCCGGAGATCATCGGCCAGTTGCTCAAGGACCACGGCATCCTGGCCGACGAGTACGCCTTCAAGCTGCGCGAGCCGTGCAAAGCTCGGGAGTACTGCACCCAGTACCACGAAACCGATCTGCATTTTCTGCGGCGCCTGTGCGAAGAAGAGGGGCTGCACTTCCACTTCCAGCACGGCCCTGAAAAGCACCTGCTGGTGTTCGCTGACGATCCGATCCAGCTGCCCATTGTGCAGGCGCCGGTCCAGTATAAACAGGGCAGTGGATTGGTCGGCGAAGCCCCGGTCATCAACACCTTCAGGCTGCGCCTGGCCACCCGAACCGGCAAAGTCGCGCGGCAGAACTATCACTTCGAGCAACCAAAGGTGGATCTGCTCAAATCCGCCGACGGCGAAGGGCGCAAGGATCTCGAAGATTACGCTTACCCGGCGGCGTATACCGACGGCGACACAGGTGGTCGTCAGGCCCGCAAAGCCTTGGAGCGCCACCGCAGCGATTACCGTCAGGCCAGCGGCGAAAGTGACCAACCGGCATTGATCAGCGGCCATTTGTTTCAGCTCGAACACCCCAACCCGGACTGGAATGCCCAGTGGCTGCTGACCTCGGTGATCCACACCGGCAAACAGCCGCAAGTGCTGGAAGAGTTCGCCCACAGTAGTGCGGCGTCAGCAGACTTCAATCAGGGTTATCGCAACAGCTTCCAGGCGGTTCCGGGGCTGACACCCTACCGCCCGCCGCTCAACCACCCCAAGCCCCGGCTGCTCGGCAGCCAGCACGCGCTGGTTACCGGGCCGCCCGGTGAAGAAGTGCATTGCGACGAATACGGGCGGGTCAAGGTCAAGTTCTTCTGGGACCGCGAGGGCGGGCTCAACGAACATTCCAGCTGCTGGCTGCGGGTCGCCACCGGCTGGGCTCATGATCAATACGGCGCGGCGATGATCCCTCGGGTCGGCATGGAAGTGGTGGTCGGCTATTTCGAATCCGACCCGGACCAGCCTTACGTTCAAGCCTGTTTGCCCAACGCCACCACCCGCGTGCCGTTGAATCTGCCCGCACAAAAGACCCAGACCCTGCTCAAAACCCAAAGCAGCCCAGATGGCGGCGGCTACAACGAGCTGCGCATCGAAGACGCCAAAGGCCGCGAAGAAATCGCCATCCGTGCGCAGCGGGACTGGTCAGAACATGTGCTTAACGACCAATCGATTCAGGTCGACAACCAGCGCAGCGTGCTGGTGGCCGGGCTGTCCAGCCATGAGTTGAAAGCTGATGAACATCATCTGACCCATGGGGCGCGCAATACCCGGATTGGTGAGGATGACTCACTGACCGTGGTGGGGAGTCGGCATATTGAAGCGGCGAATCATCTGGTGAGTGCCATTTCGCAGGTGCATCTGGATTGCAAAGCTGACGTCATTATCGATGCGGGTCTGAGCGCAACGCTCAAGTCTGGCTCGCACTGGATAAGCATCACCCCGTCCGGGATTTTCAGCAGCGTACCGATCTTGCTAGGTGGGGCGCCGGTGCCGGGGATGCCAGCTGCGCCTGGCTTGCCGCTACCGCTGGATAAAAAGGTTGCTCTCAGCCCGCCCGAGTCCGCTCTGAACCGCTACAGCATGGCGCTTCCCCAGCAACTGGTGGGCGACGCACCGATTGTAGAGTTGTGCCAGAAACCTCATGGCAAGACGCCCATGGAATGCCCGTTGGAGCACTGCCCTTGTGCAAGTGAACTGCGCAGGAGGGCACAAGGATGA